CTCAAGGACAACGGAAGGGCGACGATCATCGGCACGAAGACGTTTGGAAAGGGCTCCGTGCAGACGGTGATAGATCTGGACGACGGCTCGGGGCTGAAGATCACCGTGGCGTTCTACCGAACCCCCAGCGGCAGGATAATAAACGATCAGGGCATAGTCCCCGACATCGTCGTCGCCGCGAAATCGCCGGAGGTTGCGGCGAAGGAGGCTGCTGCAAAGTCGCTCGCGGACAAGGTCGCCCCGGTCGAGGGCGATGAGGAGAAGGAGAACGAGAAGGACGAGGAAGAGGCGAAACAGAAGCCGGCGGAGAAGCCTCCCCTCGTGGACTATCAAAAAGAAAAGGCGATCGATTTCCTGAAATCGAAAATCACATCAAAGAAAAGCTGAGGAGGAAAGTCATGATCAAGAGAGTAGGCGTGCTCACCGGCGGCGGCGACTGTCCGGGGCTCAACGCGGTGATAAGGGCGATCGTGCGCAGGTCGCTGATGCACGGCGGCTATGAGATTATCGGCATCAAACAGGGCTGGAAGGGCCTGGTGGAGAATATCACCGTGCCCCTCAGGCGCGAGGACGTGCGGGGGATACTCCACAAGGGCGGCACGATACTAGGCACCAGCCGCACCAACATATTCAAGAATCCGGAGCTGGCCGGCAAGGCGATGGAAAACTACAAGTCGCTCAAGCTGGATGCCCTCATCGCGATCGGCGGCGAGGACACGCTGGGCGCCGCCAAGAGGCTGGGCGATATGGGCGTCAAGGTGGT
The window above is part of the bacterium genome. Proteins encoded here:
- a CDS encoding S41 family peptidase: LKDNGRATIIGTKTFGKGSVQTVIDLDDGSGLKITVAFYRTPSGRIINDQGIVPDIVVAAKSPEVAAKEAAAKSLADKVAPVEGDEEKENEKDEEEAKQKPAEKPPLVDYQKEKAIDFLKSKITSKKS